The genomic segment CGGACCAGCGTCACCACGGCGAAGGCGCCGACCGTGACGAAGGAGTAGGCCAGCAGGTAGAAGAGCACCGAGGAGATGCCGGACGGCGTGGTGGCCACGACGCCCGCCAGGATGAACCCGGCGTGGGCGATCGAGGAGTACGCCAGCAGCCGCTTCACATCGGTCTGGGTGACGGCGACGATCGCGCCGACCATCATCGTGACGATGACGACGCCCCACATCACCGGCCGCCAGTCCCAGCGCAGACCGGGCAGCACCACGTACAGGATCCGCAGCAGCGCGCCGAAGGCCGCGACCTTGGTGGCCGCCGCCATGAAGCCGGTGACCGGGGTCGGGGCGCCCTGGTAGACGTCCGGGGTCCACATGTGGAATGGGACCGCGCCGACCTTGAAGAGCAGGCCCATCAGCACCAGCGCGGCGCCGATCAGCAGCAGCGCGTCATTGCCCATGGTGGCGGCCACGGAGGGCTCCACCTGCTGGAGGTCGCCGGAGATCACCTGCGCGATGCCGCCGTAGGTGACGGTGCCCGCGTAGCCGTACAGCAGCGCGATGCCGAAGAGCAGGAACGCCGAGGAGAAGGCGCCGAGCAGGAAGTACTTGACCGCCGCCTCCTGCGACAGCAGCCGCTGCCGGCGGGCCAGCGCGCACAGCACGTACAGCGGCAGCGAGAGGACTTCCAGGGCCACGAAGAGCGTCAGCAGGTCGTTGGCCGCCGGGAACACCAGCATGCCGGTGACCGCCAGCAGCAGCATCGGGAAGACCTCGGTGGTGGTGAACCCCGCCTTCACCGCGGCCTGTTCGGCCGCACCGCCGGGGCTGGCGGCGGCCTGCGCGGCGAAGGAGTCCACCCGGTTGCCGTGTGCCACCGGGTCCAGCCGCCGCTCGGCGAAAATGAGGACGGAGACGAGGGCCACCAGCAGCACCGTGCCCTGGAGGAAGAGCGCCGGACCGTCGACGGCCAGCGCGCCCATCGCCGCCACCTGCGCCTTGTCCGTGCCGTGCCCGCCGGCCGCCAGGCCGATCACCGAGGCGAGGGCGGCGGCCAGGCCGACCGCGGTCAGCCCGACCTGCGCGTAGTAGCGGGCCCGGCGCGGCAGGAACGCCTCGAACAGGATCCCGATGACCGCCGCGCCCAGCACGATCAGCACCGGGGCGATCTGGGCGTACTCGATGTCCGGCGCCTCGATCTTCAACGGCGCCTCGGCCGAGATCGTCCACAGGCTGTGGACGGATGCCATGGGGCTCACTTCGCGGCCTCCACATCAGGTGACGGAATGTCGACGTCGGGCTTCGGATCCGTCTTCCGCACGTCCGACATGGTGTGCTCGACAGCCGGGTTGACGATGTCCGTCAACGGCTTGGGGAAGACGCCGAGGAAGATCAGCAGGGCGATCAGCGGGGTCACGACGACCAGCTCCCGCAGCCGCAGATCGGGCATCTTCAGCACGCCCTCCTTCACCGGCCCGGTCATGGTGCGCTGGTAGAGCACCAGGACGTAGATCGCGGCGAGGACGATGCCGATGGTGGCGATGATCCCGATCACCGGATACCGGCTGAAGGTGCCGACCAGCACCAGGAACTCGCTGACGAACGGGGCGAGCCCGGGCAGCGACAGCGTCGCCAGACCGCCGATCAGGAAGGTGCCGGCCAGCACCGGGGCCACCTTCTGCACCCCGCCGAAGTCGGCGATGAGCCGCGAGCCGCGCCGGGAGATGAGGAAGCCGGCGACGAGCATCAGCACCGCCGTCGAGATCCCGTGGAAGACCATGTAGAGGGTCGCCCCGCTCTGGCCCTGGCTCGTCATCGCGAAGATGCCCAGGATGATGAAGCCGAAGTGGGACACCGAGGCGTAGGCGATCAGCCGCTTCATGTCCCGCTGGCCGACCGCCAGCAGAGCGCCGTAGACGATGCTGACCAGCGCCAGCACCAGCACTACCGGCGTCGCCCACGCACTGGCCTCCGGGAAGAGCCCGAGGCAGAAGCGGAGCATCGCGAAGGTGCCGACCTTGTCCATCACCGCGGTGATCAGCACGGCGACGGGGGCCGTCGACTCGCCCATGGCGTTGGGCAGCCAGGTGTGCAGCGGCCACAGCGGCGCCTTCACCGCGAAGGCGAAGAAGAAGCCGAGGAAGAGCAGCCGCTCGGTGGTGGTCGCCATGGTGAGCTCGCCGGAGGCGCGGGCCTCGGTGATCTGCTGGAGCGAGAAGGTGCCCTCGCCGAGCTGGTCGGCGGTGACGGCGTAGAGCCCGACGACCGCGGCGAGCATGATCAGGCCGCCCGCCAGGTTGTAGAGCAGGAACTTGACGGCCGCGTAGGTGCGCTGCTTGGCCGCCTCCTCGTCGCTCTGGGCGTGCGCCCGGTCCCCGAAGCCCCCGATGAGGAAGTACATCGGGATGAGCATGGCCTCGAAGAAGATGTAGAAGAGGAAGACGTCGGTCGCGGCGAAGGAGATGATCACCATCGCCTCGACCATCAGGATCAGCGCGAAGAAGCCCTGCACCGGGCGCCAGCGCCGGCCGGCCCCGTCGCCGCCCTCCTCGGCCGCCGGGTCGGCGTCGCGCCAGGCCGCCAGGATGATGAAGGGCATCAGCAGCGCGGTGAGCCCGATCAGGGCGGCGCCGATGCCGTCCACGCCCAGCTCGTAGCGGACGCCGAAGTCGGCGATCCAGGCCCGGGACTCGGCGAGCTGGTAGCGCTCGCCGCCCGGGTCGAAGCGGGCCAGCACGATCCCCGCCAGCACCAGGGTGCCGAGCGAGAAGAGCAGCGCCGTCCACTTGGCCGCGGTGCGCTTCGCGGCGGGCACGGCCGCGGTCGCGATCGCTCCCAGCGCCGGCAGCACGGCCGCGGCCGTCAGCAGCGGGAAGCCGTCGTTGACAACAGAAGACATGATCAGACCGCCCTCATCAGCAGGGTCGCGGCGATCAGGACCGCCGTACCGCCGAACATCGAGACCGCGTAGGAGCGGACGAAGCCGTTCTGCATCCGACGCATCCGGCCGGAGAGTCCGCCGACCGCCGCCGCGGTGCCGTTGACGACCCCGTCCACGCCCTTGTTGTCGACGTAGACCAGACCGCGGGTCAGATACTCGCCGGGCTTGACCAGCGCGACGTGGTTGAAGTCGTCCTGGAGCAGATCGCGGCGGGCGGCCCGGGTGAGCAGCGAGCCGCGCGGCGCGGTGACGGGCACGGGCCTGCGGCCGTACTGCAGCCAGGCCACCAGCACACCGAGCAGCAGGACGACGACGGTCGCGCCGGTCACGGCCGCCGCGCTCAGCGGGGAGTGACCGTGGTCGTAGCCGGTGACCGGCTCCAGCCAGTGCAGGAAGGAGCTGTTCCAGCTGAACAGCCCGCCCGCGAAGACGGACCCGAAGGCCAGCACGATCATGGGGATCGTCATGGACCTGGGCGACTCGTGCGGGTGCGGCATCGTGTGGTCGCCGGCCGTCTCGGCGGCGGGCTCCACGTCCGGCGCGTCCGGGGAGGGCGTCGGGGCCCAGCGCTTCTCGCCGAAGAAGGTGAGCAGCATGACGCGGGTCATGTAGTACGCGGTGATCGCGGCGCCCAGCAGGGCCACGCCGCCGAGGATCCAGCCCTCGGTGCCGCCCTTGGCGAAGGCCGCCTCGATGATCTTGTCCTTGGACCAGAAGCCGGAGAGGCCCGGGAAGCCGATGATCGCCAGATAGCCGAGGCCGAAGGTGACGAAGGTGACCGGCATGTACTTCCGCAGGCCCCCGTACTTCCGCATGTCCACCTCGTCGTTCATGCCGTGCATGACCGAACCGGCGCCGAGGAAGAGCCCGGCCTTGAAGAAGCCGTGGGTGACCAGGTGCATGATCGCGAAGACGTATCCGATGGGGCCGAGCCCGGCGGCCAGCACCATGTAGCCGATCTGCGACATCGTCGAGCCGGCCAGCGCCTTCTTGATGTCGTCCTTCGCGCTACCGACGATCGCACCGAAGAGCAGCGTGACCGCGCCGACGATGGCGACGACGAGCTGGGCGTCCGGCGAGCCGTTGAAGATGGCGCCGGAGCGGACGATCAGGTAGACGCCGGCGGTGACCATGGTCGCGGCGTGGATGAGGGCCGAGACCGGGGTCGGGCCCTCCATCGCGTCACCCAGCCAGGACTGCAGCGGCACCTGGGCCGACTTGCCGCAGGCGGCCAGCAGCAGCATCAGGCCGATGGCCGTCAGCATCCCCTCGGAGGTCTCGCCCGCCGAGGCCAGCACCGGCTCGAAGGCGAAGGTGCCGAAGGTCGTGAACATCAGCATGATCGCGATGGACAGGCCGACGTCGCCGACGCGGTTGACGATGAACGCCTTCTTGGCGGCGGTCGCCGCGCTCGGCTTGTGCTGCCAGAAGCCGATCAGCAGGTAGGACGCCAGGCCGACGCCCTCCCAGCCCGCGTACAGCAGCAGGTAGTTGTCGGCCAGGACCAGCAGCAGCATCGCCGCGAGGAACAGGTTGAGATAGCCGAAGAATCGGCGGCGCCGCTCGTCGTGCTCCATGTAGCCGATCGAGTAGATGTGGATCAGCGAACCCACACCGGTGATCAGCAGTACGAAGGTCATCGACAGCTGGTCCAGCTGGAAGGCGACATCCGCCTGGAAGCCCTCCACGGGCACCCAGCTGAACAGGCGCTGGTGCAGGGCGCGGTCCTCGCCGTCCCGGCCCAGCATGTCGGCGAAGAGCACCGCGCCGACGACGAACGAGGCCACCGCGAGCGCCGTGCCGATCCAGTGCCCGGCGCGGTCCAGCCGCCGGCCGCCGCACAGCAGCACGGCCGCGCCGAGCAGCGGCGCCGCGACGAGCAATCCGATGAGGTTCTCCACTTCTTCGACCCCTTACAGCTTCATCAGAGAGGCGTCATCGACCGAGGCCGAGTGGCGGGTACGGAAGAGCATCACGATGATCGCCAGGCCGATCACGACCTCCGCGGCGGCGACGACCATCGTGAAGAAGGCGATGATCTGCCCGTCGAGGTTGCCGTGCATCCGGGAGAAGGCGACCAGCGTCAGGTTGCAGGCGTTGAGCATCAGCTCGACGCACATGAACACGACGATCGCGTTGCGCCGCAGCAGCACCCCGGCGGCGCCGATGGTGAACAGCAGCGCGGCGAGATAGACGTAGTTCACCGGGTTCACTTGCCGGCCTCCTCAGAAGTGGCGTCCCGGCGCTCCAGGCGCACCTCGGAGCGCTGCTCCAGCGCGGCCAGATCGGCCAGCGCCCGGCCGGACACGTCGCGGATCTGGCCGCGGGCGCGCAGCGTCGGGTTGACGGTGAGCTCCGCGGGTGTGCCGTCCGGCAGCAGCCCGGGGATGTCCACGGCGTTGTGCCGGGCGTAGACACCGGGCGCGGGCAGCGGCGGGACCTGCTTCCCCTCGCGGACCCGGCGCTCGGCGAGTTCGCGCTGGCTGGGCAGGCGCTCGGTGCGCTCGCGGTGGGTCAGGATCATCGCGCCGACGGCTGCGGTGATCAGCAGCGCGCCGGTGAGCTCGAAGGCGAAGACGTATTTGGTGAAGATGGTCTCCGC from the Streptomyces xinghaiensis S187 genome contains:
- the nuoN gene encoding NADH-quinone oxidoreductase subunit NuoN, whose amino-acid sequence is MSPMASVHSLWTISAEAPLKIEAPDIEYAQIAPVLIVLGAAVIGILFEAFLPRRARYYAQVGLTAVGLAAALASVIGLAAGGHGTDKAQVAAMGALAVDGPALFLQGTVLLVALVSVLIFAERRLDPVAHGNRVDSFAAQAAASPGGAAEQAAVKAGFTTTEVFPMLLLAVTGMLVFPAANDLLTLFVALEVLSLPLYVLCALARRQRLLSQEAAVKYFLLGAFSSAFLLFGIALLYGYAGTVTYGGIAQVISGDLQQVEPSVAATMGNDALLLIGAALVLMGLLFKVGAVPFHMWTPDVYQGAPTPVTGFMAAATKVAAFGALLRILYVVLPGLRWDWRPVMWGVVIVTMMVGAIVAVTQTDVKRLLAYSSIAHAGFILAGVVATTPSGISSVLFYLLAYSFVTVGAFAVVTLVRDAGGEATHLSKWVGLGRRSPLVAAVFGIFLLAFAGIPLTSGFAGKFAVFKAAAEGGAGALVVVGVVSSAIAAFFYIRVIVLMFFNEPQAGGPTVAVPSALTSTAIAVGVVVTLVLGIAPQYFLDLAGQAGVFVR
- a CDS encoding NADH-quinone oxidoreductase subunit M, whose translation is MSSVVNDGFPLLTAAAVLPALGAIATAAVPAAKRTAAKWTALLFSLGTLVLAGIVLARFDPGGERYQLAESRAWIADFGVRYELGVDGIGAALIGLTALLMPFIILAAWRDADPAAEEGGDGAGRRWRPVQGFFALILMVEAMVIISFAATDVFLFYIFFEAMLIPMYFLIGGFGDRAHAQSDEEAAKQRTYAAVKFLLYNLAGGLIMLAAVVGLYAVTADQLGEGTFSLQQITEARASGELTMATTTERLLFLGFFFAFAVKAPLWPLHTWLPNAMGESTAPVAVLITAVMDKVGTFAMLRFCLGLFPEASAWATPVVLVLALVSIVYGALLAVGQRDMKRLIAYASVSHFGFIILGIFAMTSQGQSGATLYMVFHGISTAVLMLVAGFLISRRGSRLIADFGGVQKVAPVLAGTFLIGGLATLSLPGLAPFVSEFLVLVGTFSRYPVIGIIATIGIVLAAIYVLVLYQRTMTGPVKEGVLKMPDLRLRELVVVTPLIALLIFLGVFPKPLTDIVNPAVEHTMSDVRKTDPKPDVDIPSPDVEAAK
- the nuoL gene encoding NADH-quinone oxidoreductase subunit L, which gives rise to MENLIGLLVAAPLLGAAVLLCGGRRLDRAGHWIGTALAVASFVVGAVLFADMLGRDGEDRALHQRLFSWVPVEGFQADVAFQLDQLSMTFVLLITGVGSLIHIYSIGYMEHDERRRRFFGYLNLFLAAMLLLVLADNYLLLYAGWEGVGLASYLLIGFWQHKPSAATAAKKAFIVNRVGDVGLSIAIMLMFTTFGTFAFEPVLASAGETSEGMLTAIGLMLLLAACGKSAQVPLQSWLGDAMEGPTPVSALIHAATMVTAGVYLIVRSGAIFNGSPDAQLVVAIVGAVTLLFGAIVGSAKDDIKKALAGSTMSQIGYMVLAAGLGPIGYVFAIMHLVTHGFFKAGLFLGAGSVMHGMNDEVDMRKYGGLRKYMPVTFVTFGLGYLAIIGFPGLSGFWSKDKIIEAAFAKGGTEGWILGGVALLGAAITAYYMTRVMLLTFFGEKRWAPTPSPDAPDVEPAAETAGDHTMPHPHESPRSMTIPMIVLAFGSVFAGGLFSWNSSFLHWLEPVTGYDHGHSPLSAAAVTGATVVVLLLGVLVAWLQYGRRPVPVTAPRGSLLTRAARRDLLQDDFNHVALVKPGEYLTRGLVYVDNKGVDGVVNGTAAAVGGLSGRMRRMQNGFVRSYAVSMFGGTAVLIAATLLMRAV
- the nuoK gene encoding NADH-quinone oxidoreductase subunit NuoK, translating into MNPVNYVYLAALLFTIGAAGVLLRRNAIVVFMCVELMLNACNLTLVAFSRMHGNLDGQIIAFFTMVVAAAEVVIGLAIIVMLFRTRHSASVDDASLMKL